The following coding sequences lie in one Leucobacter allii genomic window:
- a CDS encoding ABC transporter permease, with protein MAQTDTLTIPAAAQERPRLTQLVWQGSTVLALIALIIVFTIAGGGVFLTPGNLTNILNQVAILTIIAAAQTVVMVVGDFDLSVGTNATLSGATAAALMINGVSIPVAILLALGAGTLIGMVNGVLVAYLNLSAFVATLAMMTTVGGLALIVTGGTTLYGMPEAFGYIGQMRINGIPSPVIYAVVLALIMWAVLRFTTIGRRWYAIGGNAEVARLSGVSVRSTRFLAFTVAGFLSALGGVVLVSRLASAGSASANDLMMFAVAAVFLGMTLLKSGQANIGGTLVGVAIIGVVNNGLNIIGVNTYIQQVLIGAIIVGAVLLSGVKTQR; from the coding sequence ATGGCTCAGACCGACACCCTCACGATCCCCGCGGCGGCGCAGGAGCGCCCCCGCCTCACGCAGCTCGTCTGGCAGGGCTCGACCGTGCTGGCGCTCATCGCCCTCATCATCGTCTTCACGATCGCGGGCGGCGGCGTCTTCCTCACGCCGGGCAACCTCACCAACATCCTCAACCAGGTCGCGATCCTCACGATCATCGCGGCGGCGCAGACCGTCGTGATGGTCGTGGGCGACTTCGACCTCTCGGTCGGGACGAACGCCACGCTCTCCGGCGCGACGGCCGCCGCGCTCATGATCAACGGGGTCTCGATCCCCGTCGCCATCCTGCTGGCACTCGGCGCCGGCACGCTCATCGGCATGGTCAACGGCGTGCTCGTCGCGTACCTCAACCTCTCCGCCTTCGTCGCGACCCTCGCGATGATGACGACCGTCGGCGGCCTCGCGCTCATCGTCACCGGCGGCACGACGCTCTACGGCATGCCCGAGGCCTTCGGGTACATCGGGCAGATGCGCATCAACGGCATCCCCTCGCCGGTCATCTACGCGGTCGTGCTCGCGCTCATCATGTGGGCAGTGCTGCGCTTCACCACCATCGGGCGCCGCTGGTACGCCATCGGCGGCAACGCCGAGGTCGCGCGCCTCTCCGGGGTGAGCGTGCGCTCCACCCGGTTCCTCGCCTTCACCGTCGCCGGATTCCTCTCCGCGCTCGGCGGCGTCGTGCTGGTGAGCCGGCTCGCGAGCGCGGGATCGGCCTCCGCCAACGACCTCATGATGTTCGCGGTCGCGGCCGTCTTCCTGGGCATGACGCTCCTGAAATCGGGGCAGGCCAACATCGGCGGCACGCTCGTCGGCGTCGCGATCATCGGCGTCGTGAACAACGGTCTCAACATCATCGGCGTGAACACCTACATCCAGCAGGTGCTCATCGGCGCCATCATCGTCGGCGCCGTGCTGCTGTCCGGCGTGAAGACCCAGCGCTGA
- a CDS encoding SDR family NAD(P)-dependent oxidoreductase — MSISSAAGIPALFDLTGDVVVVTGASSGIGQAAAEVYAAAGAAVAVLGRSAERADAVAAGIVSAGGTARGYAVDVAVRGAVDAAVARIAQDLGRPTVVVANAGIAGGESYRGDGGIADYSDAEWDEVVATNLQGTFETVRAAARVLGPGGRILVTSSTAGLRTDPMVSYGYVATKAAILNLVRQTALELAPRGIRVNAIAPGPFKGTRIGDGKTEIAPEAEAAWAETIPLGRMGTMAEIQGPMLFLVAPASAFVTGATLAIDGGALALSHTGF; from the coding sequence ATGAGCATCAGCAGTGCGGCCGGGATCCCGGCGCTCTTCGACCTCACCGGCGATGTCGTCGTGGTGACCGGGGCCTCGAGCGGGATCGGGCAGGCGGCGGCGGAGGTCTACGCCGCCGCCGGAGCCGCCGTCGCCGTCCTCGGGCGCAGCGCCGAGCGCGCCGACGCCGTGGCTGCCGGCATTGTCTCGGCCGGCGGCACCGCGCGCGGCTACGCGGTCGACGTCGCCGTCCGCGGCGCCGTCGACGCGGCCGTCGCGCGGATCGCGCAGGACCTCGGCCGCCCCACGGTCGTCGTCGCGAACGCCGGCATCGCGGGCGGTGAGAGCTACCGCGGCGACGGCGGGATCGCCGACTACTCCGACGCGGAGTGGGACGAGGTGGTCGCCACGAACCTCCAGGGCACCTTCGAGACCGTGCGCGCCGCCGCGCGCGTGCTCGGGCCGGGCGGCCGGATCCTCGTCACCTCCTCAACGGCGGGTCTGCGGACCGACCCCATGGTGTCGTACGGCTACGTCGCCACCAAGGCGGCGATCCTCAACCTCGTGCGCCAGACGGCGCTCGAACTCGCCCCGCGGGGCATCCGGGTCAACGCGATCGCCCCCGGTCCGTTCAAGGGCACCCGCATCGGCGACGGCAAGACCGAGATCGCCCCCGAGGCGGAGGCGGCCTGGGCGGAGACCATCCCGCTCGGGCGGATGGGCACCATGGCCGAGATCCAGGGACCCATGCTCTTCCTCGTCGCGCCGGCGTCGGCCTTCGTCACCGGCGCGACGCTCGCGATCGACGGCGGCGCGCTCGCCCTCTCCCACACCGGATTCTGA
- a CDS encoding ABC transporter ATP-binding protein — protein sequence MTQTNTPDGDAAMLRVDGLRKVYGTGESAVEAIGRLDFSIARNELVCIVGPSGAGKTTFLRCVAGLLPPSEGRVLLEGAPVTGPPEGMAVVLQEYGRSLYPWFTVQDNVELPLRAKRLPASRRRELVAEALEAVGLAGAGKKYPWQLSGGMQQRVAIARAIAFEPHILVMDEPFAAVDAQTRAELEDLVRRLWKQLGVTVLFVTHDIDESVYLAQRVLVLSHAPTFVLQEVEIDLPEERDQLSTRALPEFAAKRTEVYELIQRAKRTDYRSHLATAAERS from the coding sequence ATGACCCAGACGAACACGCCGGACGGGGATGCCGCGATGCTGCGCGTCGACGGCCTGCGGAAGGTCTACGGCACGGGGGAGTCCGCCGTCGAGGCGATCGGCCGGCTCGACTTCTCGATCGCGCGGAACGAGCTCGTGTGCATCGTGGGCCCCTCGGGCGCCGGCAAGACGACCTTCCTGCGGTGCGTCGCCGGCCTGCTGCCGCCGAGCGAGGGCCGGGTGCTGCTCGAGGGCGCGCCGGTGACCGGTCCGCCTGAGGGCATGGCCGTCGTGCTCCAGGAGTACGGACGCAGCCTCTACCCGTGGTTCACCGTGCAGGACAACGTCGAGCTGCCGCTGCGGGCCAAGCGCCTCCCGGCGTCGCGCCGCCGCGAGCTCGTCGCCGAGGCGCTCGAGGCCGTGGGGCTCGCGGGCGCCGGGAAGAAGTACCCCTGGCAGCTCTCCGGGGGCATGCAGCAGCGCGTCGCGATCGCCCGAGCCATCGCCTTCGAGCCGCACATCCTCGTCATGGACGAGCCGTTCGCCGCCGTCGACGCGCAGACCCGTGCCGAGCTCGAGGACCTGGTGCGCCGGCTCTGGAAGCAGCTCGGGGTGACGGTGCTCTTCGTCACGCACGACATCGACGAGTCCGTATACCTGGCCCAGCGCGTGCTCGTGCTCTCGCACGCGCCCACCTTCGTGCTGCAGGAGGTCGAGATCGACCTCCCGGAGGAGCGCGACCAGCTCAGCACCCGGGCGCTCCCGGAGTTCGCGGCGAAGCGCACCGAGGTCTACGAACTCATCCAGCGGGCGAAGCGCACGGACTACCGGTCGCATCTCGCGACGGCGGCGGAGCGATCCTGA
- a CDS encoding PDR/VanB family oxidoreductase, producing MLTLQVRSRTDEAEGIAGLVLTDPQGGELPEWLPGAHIDVHIERPGAPALVRQYSLCGSPSDRGAYRIAVLREPEGEGGSRHLHDAVRQGQLVRVSEPRNLFAYAAEERATFIAGGIGITPILPMLEAAEAAGAEWTLHYAGREPASMAFGRDLARYGERVRVYASSEGERMAVPEIVAAAAPGRVYACGPGRLLDAVETAAEAAGVPAVVERFVNDAEIVSEADHPFEVELALTGTTITVHPGESILDRVVELGVPAPSSCRGGTCGTCETFVLAGEPDHRDAVLNAREREESEVMMICVSRCRGKRLRLEL from the coding sequence ATGCTCACGCTGCAGGTGCGGTCGCGGACCGACGAGGCCGAGGGGATCGCGGGCCTCGTGCTCACGGATCCGCAGGGCGGGGAGCTGCCCGAATGGCTTCCCGGGGCGCATATCGACGTGCACATCGAGCGCCCCGGCGCCCCCGCGCTCGTCCGCCAGTACTCGCTGTGCGGCTCGCCGTCGGATCGCGGGGCGTACCGCATCGCGGTGCTGCGGGAGCCGGAGGGCGAGGGCGGCAGCCGGCACCTCCACGACGCGGTGCGCCAGGGGCAGCTCGTGCGGGTCTCGGAGCCGCGCAACCTCTTCGCCTACGCGGCCGAGGAACGGGCGACGTTCATCGCCGGCGGGATCGGGATCACCCCGATCCTGCCGATGCTCGAGGCGGCCGAGGCGGCGGGCGCCGAGTGGACGCTCCACTACGCGGGGCGCGAGCCGGCCTCGATGGCCTTCGGCCGCGACCTGGCGCGGTACGGCGAACGCGTGCGGGTGTACGCCTCCTCGGAGGGAGAGCGGATGGCCGTGCCCGAGATCGTCGCCGCGGCGGCGCCCGGTCGGGTCTACGCCTGCGGGCCGGGACGACTGCTGGACGCGGTGGAAACCGCGGCCGAGGCGGCAGGCGTGCCGGCCGTCGTGGAGCGCTTCGTCAACGATGCCGAGATCGTGTCCGAAGCCGATCACCCCTTCGAGGTGGAGCTCGCGCTCACGGGCACGACGATCACGGTGCACCCGGGCGAGTCGATCCTCGATCGGGTCGTGGAGCTCGGCGTCCCCGCGCCCTCCTCCTGCCGGGGCGGGACCTGCGGCACCTGCGAGACCTTCGTGCTCGCCGGCGAGCCTGATCATCGCGACGCGGTGCTGAACGCGCGCGAGCGCGAGGAGTCGGAGGTCATGATGATCTGCGTGTCCCGGTGCCGGGGGAAGCGCCTGCGGCTCGAGCTCTGA
- a CDS encoding zinc-dependent alcohol dehydrogenase, which translates to MKTVAVTKIGSLRDPDPAARGRIGLVDLPEPALGPEDVRIRVAYAAICGSDPHLAEGFFGTDVPIGLGHEISGVVEALGERATRNGLRVGDRVAGNFLRFCGTCDPCREGAQQFCRFVQEYNRPGMAETVTWHESQVYRLPDAVSLLQGCLLEPTSVAVRIIDKTRMRVGDRVAICGGGPIGQLVLQLAKRHGATALTLIEPIAERRAMALRHGADHVIDPVGEDQAALAAGHTADRGYDIVIDASGSPRAVRGLLDLAAPGGTVVYGAMYPEDYELPLNLSDYLYLRELTLTGVFVSPYAFPRALQLLPHLDVEELTRAVYPLEDAAEAFAVHVSGAHPKVVIRCNELAGAEA; encoded by the coding sequence ATGAAGACCGTCGCCGTCACGAAGATCGGAAGCCTGCGCGACCCCGATCCGGCCGCCCGCGGCCGGATCGGCCTCGTCGACCTCCCCGAGCCGGCGCTCGGTCCCGAGGACGTGCGCATCCGCGTCGCCTACGCCGCGATCTGCGGCTCCGACCCGCACCTCGCCGAGGGCTTCTTCGGCACCGACGTCCCCATCGGCCTCGGCCACGAGATCTCCGGCGTCGTGGAGGCGCTCGGCGAGCGCGCGACGCGGAACGGGCTGCGGGTCGGCGATCGGGTCGCGGGGAACTTCCTCCGCTTCTGCGGCACCTGCGATCCGTGCCGCGAGGGCGCGCAGCAGTTCTGCCGTTTCGTGCAGGAGTACAACCGGCCGGGCATGGCGGAGACCGTGACCTGGCACGAGTCCCAGGTGTACCGCCTCCCCGATGCCGTGTCCCTCCTCCAGGGGTGCCTTCTCGAGCCGACCTCCGTCGCCGTGCGCATCATCGACAAGACCCGCATGCGCGTCGGCGACCGCGTCGCGATCTGCGGAGGCGGCCCCATCGGGCAGCTCGTCCTGCAGCTCGCCAAGCGGCACGGCGCCACCGCCCTCACCCTCATCGAACCCATCGCCGAACGACGCGCCATGGCGCTGCGCCACGGCGCCGACCACGTCATCGATCCCGTCGGCGAGGATCAGGCGGCCCTCGCCGCCGGCCACACCGCGGACCGCGGCTACGACATCGTCATCGACGCCTCCGGATCGCCCCGCGCCGTCCGGGGCCTCCTCGACCTCGCCGCCCCCGGCGGCACCGTCGTCTACGGCGCCATGTATCCCGAGGACTACGAACTGCCCCTCAACCTCTCCGACTACCTCTACCTCAGAGAGCTCACCCTCACCGGCGTGTTCGTCTCCCCCTACGCGTTCCCCCGCGCGCTCCAGCTCCTGCCCCACCTCGACGTCGAGGAGCTCACCCGGGCCGTGTACCCCCTCGAGGACGCCGCCGAGGCCTTCGCCGTGCACGTGTCCGGGGCGCACCCCAAGGTCGTCATCCGCTGCAACGAGCTCGCGGGGGCCGAGGCATGA
- a CDS encoding sugar ABC transporter ATP-binding protein has translation MTAAAPALEAVDVVKSFEGVQALRGVTLSVRPGEIHALLGENGAGKSTLIKIVTGLYGMDGGEVRVGGEAVDFANVRSAHRAGVVALYQELSIVPTISVAENIVLGEGAPSVAGFVKWTELRRRAKAQLARLNQRLPLGRLAGSLSPVQQTMVAVARALMADARVLILDEPTASLTDTEIGDLFAVLRGLRDEGVAIVYVSHRLEEVFELCDRLTVMRNGRTIVTTDVADSSIDEVISTMVGREQGELYPDRGTAGDEVVLRVDGLSGRRVREVSFEARAGEVIGIGGLAGSGRSELLRLLAGAQRRSAGEVSVGGRTLAGGGGVGRALEAGIALVPEERRSQGVILSAPISENIAIANLAGVSRAGIVSGRRIAELARRGLAEFQIKASGVRQPVGQLSGGNQQKVVLAKMLARSPRVLLMDEPTRGIDVGTKAEIYRLIRELAARGTTVVAVSSELPELIGLSDRILVMHEGRVTGLLDAATADDELILTHAYGRDA, from the coding sequence ATGACCGCCGCCGCGCCCGCCCTCGAGGCCGTCGACGTGGTCAAGAGCTTCGAGGGCGTGCAGGCGCTCCGCGGGGTGACGCTCTCGGTGCGACCGGGGGAGATCCACGCGCTGCTCGGCGAGAACGGGGCGGGCAAGTCGACGCTCATCAAGATCGTGACCGGGCTCTACGGGATGGACGGGGGCGAGGTGCGCGTCGGCGGCGAGGCCGTCGACTTCGCGAACGTGCGCTCGGCCCACCGCGCCGGCGTCGTCGCGCTCTACCAGGAGCTCTCGATCGTCCCGACCATCAGCGTCGCCGAGAACATCGTGCTCGGCGAGGGCGCGCCGAGCGTCGCCGGCTTCGTCAAGTGGACGGAGCTGCGGCGCCGCGCCAAGGCGCAGCTGGCCCGGCTGAACCAGCGGCTGCCGCTCGGCCGGCTCGCCGGCAGCCTCTCCCCCGTGCAGCAGACGATGGTGGCCGTCGCCCGCGCGCTGATGGCGGACGCCCGGGTGCTCATCCTCGACGAGCCCACCGCCTCGCTCACCGACACCGAGATCGGCGATCTCTTCGCGGTGCTGCGCGGCCTGCGCGACGAGGGCGTGGCGATCGTCTACGTGTCGCACCGGCTCGAGGAGGTCTTCGAGCTGTGCGATCGGCTGACCGTGATGCGCAACGGCCGCACGATCGTCACGACCGACGTCGCGGACTCCTCGATCGACGAGGTGATCTCCACCATGGTCGGCCGGGAGCAGGGCGAGCTCTACCCCGACCGCGGCACCGCGGGCGACGAGGTCGTGCTCCGCGTCGACGGGCTCTCCGGCCGTCGCGTGCGCGAGGTGAGCTTCGAGGCGCGCGCGGGCGAGGTGATCGGCATCGGCGGGCTCGCCGGATCGGGGCGCAGCGAACTGCTGCGCCTCCTCGCCGGCGCGCAGCGGCGTTCGGCCGGGGAGGTCTCCGTCGGCGGGCGGACGCTCGCGGGCGGCGGCGGCGTCGGCCGGGCGCTCGAAGCGGGCATCGCGCTCGTCCCCGAGGAGCGCCGCAGCCAGGGCGTGATCCTCTCGGCGCCCATCTCCGAGAACATCGCGATCGCGAACCTCGCCGGCGTGAGCCGCGCGGGCATCGTCTCGGGCCGCCGCATCGCCGAGCTCGCGCGTCGGGGTCTCGCCGAGTTCCAGATCAAGGCGAGCGGCGTCAGGCAGCCCGTCGGACAGCTCTCCGGGGGCAACCAGCAGAAGGTCGTCCTCGCGAAGATGCTCGCGCGCAGCCCCCGCGTGCTGCTCATGGACGAGCCCACCCGCGGCATCGACGTCGGCACGAAGGCCGAGATCTACCGCCTCATCCGCGAGCTGGCGGCGCGCGGCACCACCGTCGTCGCCGTCAGCAGCGAACTGCCCGAGCTCATCGGGCTGTCCGACCGCATCCTCGTGATGCACGAGGGCCGGGTCACCGGCCTCCTCGACGCCGCCACGGCGGACGACGAACTCATCCTCACCCACGCCTACGGAAGGGACGCCTGA
- a CDS encoding SDR family NAD(P)-dependent oxidoreductase — protein MRLAGKVALITGGASGIGRATVEKFVREGAKVMIADIDLPSAETVVADIEATAPGATAAVRVDVSDYAEVEAAVQRAAEVFGKLDVIFNNAGIAGGRPLLEHDPERDYRPLVSIDQDGVYYGILAAGRQFVRQGTPGVIISTSSIYGEQAAELSFTYSAAKAAVISFTRSAAYELAEHGIRAVAITPGRVGTPIINQFSEELRATFASEQLRDRLTEPSEIADVVAYLASDEANAINGTVVHVDDGYSAFKQRLELPVF, from the coding sequence ATGAGACTCGCAGGCAAGGTCGCCCTGATCACGGGCGGCGCGAGCGGCATCGGCCGCGCGACGGTCGAGAAGTTCGTCCGCGAGGGCGCGAAGGTGATGATCGCGGACATCGATCTCCCGAGTGCCGAGACGGTCGTCGCCGACATCGAGGCGACGGCTCCGGGCGCCACCGCCGCCGTCCGCGTCGACGTCTCCGACTACGCCGAGGTCGAGGCCGCCGTGCAGCGCGCGGCCGAGGTGTTCGGCAAGCTCGACGTCATCTTCAACAACGCCGGGATCGCCGGCGGTCGTCCGCTGCTCGAGCACGATCCCGAGCGCGACTACCGCCCGCTCGTGAGCATCGACCAGGACGGCGTCTACTACGGGATCCTCGCCGCCGGACGCCAGTTCGTGCGCCAGGGCACCCCCGGCGTCATCATCAGCACCTCCTCGATCTACGGCGAGCAGGCGGCGGAGCTCTCCTTCACCTACAGCGCGGCGAAGGCCGCGGTGATCTCCTTCACCCGCTCCGCGGCGTACGAGCTCGCCGAGCACGGGATCCGCGCGGTGGCGATCACGCCGGGGCGCGTGGGCACCCCGATCATCAACCAGTTCAGCGAGGAGCTCCGGGCCACCTTCGCCTCGGAGCAGCTGCGCGACCGGCTGACCGAGCCGTCGGAGATCGCCGATGTGGTGGCGTACCTCGCCTCCGACGAGGCGAACGCGATCAACGGCACCGTCGTGCACGTCGACGACGGCTACTCGGCGTTCAAGCAGCGCCTCGAGCTGCCGGTCTTCTGA
- a CDS encoding MarR family winged helix-turn-helix transcriptional regulator, with product MNTNHPRRRGSSEPERPARRLAYSTDADARRRSIEGSVMVTRRKPAAARQGVPAGAITEPLERTLDHESFTPRLMALLTHALVWRESYELRKQFGMGTNEWRVLSSLAVHPGLTSGDVAAFLDLNKAMVSRSTNVLLAEGLIVLGEGPRGSRPIYLTEAGARMHDRMLPISVQGQSIILEDIPPEDVEQLNSVLREMLKKTRELHRVEVAAERES from the coding sequence ATGAACACCAATCATCCGCGCCGCCGCGGCAGTTCTGAGCCCGAGCGCCCCGCACGGCGTCTGGCATACTCGACGGACGCGGATGCGCGGCGACGGAGCATCGAGGGGAGCGTCATGGTCACGCGGAGGAAACCGGCGGCAGCACGGCAGGGCGTGCCCGCGGGAGCGATCACGGAGCCGCTGGAGCGCACCCTCGACCACGAGAGCTTCACCCCGAGGCTGATGGCGCTGCTCACCCACGCGCTCGTCTGGCGCGAGTCCTACGAGCTCCGCAAGCAGTTCGGCATGGGCACGAACGAGTGGCGGGTGCTCTCCTCGCTCGCCGTCCATCCCGGGCTCACCTCGGGGGACGTCGCGGCCTTCCTGGACCTCAACAAGGCCATGGTCTCCCGCAGCACCAACGTGCTGCTGGCCGAGGGGCTCATCGTGCTCGGCGAGGGGCCGCGGGGGTCGCGACCCATCTATCTCACCGAGGCGGGCGCCCGGATGCACGACCGGATGCTCCCGATCTCGGTGCAGGGCCAGAGCATCATCCTCGAGGACATCCCCCCGGAGGACGTGGAGCAGCTCAACAGCGTGCTGCGCGAGATGCTCAAGAAGACGCGGGAGCTCCACCGCGTGGAGGTCGCCGCCGAACGCGAGAGCTGA
- a CDS encoding sugar ABC transporter substrate-binding protein yields the protein MHTQHSSRRRNGARRLGAVAGAGVLALVALTGCTVETGGSSGGTSEQRSDGMGDDGVFKVAAFTAGYATPGGKLTLDDFVAKGNEQENWEVTLYTSAFDYDKINSDVQTAITQGADAILAGFPDPRQIEPLVQAAQAADIPIFSIDGGVEPNDDFVVDVTFDQEDIAEQTVGALDEAMGGLEGKDVMVIGHDPHIGIMTRSNLALDMLEEAGANIAGGEMKQALDPGTGRTEALNFVTDYLQANPDGLDGVWVGWDDAALGAAKAITEAGRDDIFVTGVDALAETTVEIKKNGPMYASVSQDWISVVDEVIGYMNDYRDSATLPEENFVEIKGELIDRSNVDSFTPSL from the coding sequence ATGCACACGCAGCACTCCTCACGCCGGCGCAACGGTGCGCGGCGCCTCGGAGCCGTCGCCGGCGCGGGCGTCCTCGCTCTCGTCGCCCTCACCGGCTGCACCGTCGAGACCGGCGGATCCTCGGGCGGCACGTCCGAGCAGCGCAGCGACGGCATGGGGGACGACGGCGTCTTCAAGGTCGCCGCGTTCACCGCCGGCTACGCGACCCCGGGCGGCAAGCTCACCCTCGACGACTTCGTCGCCAAGGGCAACGAGCAGGAGAACTGGGAGGTGACGCTGTACACGAGCGCCTTCGACTACGACAAGATCAACAGCGACGTGCAGACCGCCATCACGCAGGGCGCCGACGCGATCCTCGCCGGATTCCCCGATCCCCGGCAGATCGAGCCGCTCGTCCAGGCCGCGCAGGCCGCCGACATCCCGATCTTCTCGATCGACGGCGGCGTCGAGCCCAACGACGACTTCGTCGTGGACGTCACCTTCGACCAGGAGGACATCGCCGAGCAGACCGTCGGCGCGCTCGACGAGGCGATGGGCGGCCTCGAGGGCAAGGACGTCATGGTCATCGGCCACGACCCGCACATCGGCATCATGACGCGCAGCAACCTCGCGCTCGACATGCTGGAGGAGGCCGGGGCGAACATCGCCGGCGGCGAGATGAAGCAGGCTCTCGACCCCGGCACGGGCCGCACCGAGGCGCTGAACTTCGTGACCGACTACCTGCAGGCGAACCCCGACGGGCTCGACGGCGTCTGGGTCGGCTGGGACGACGCCGCGCTCGGCGCGGCGAAGGCGATCACGGAGGCCGGCAGGGACGACATCTTCGTGACGGGCGTCGACGCCCTCGCCGAGACGACGGTGGAGATCAAGAAGAACGGGCCGATGTACGCCTCCGTCTCCCAGGACTGGATCTCGGTCGTGGACGAGGTGATCGGGTACATGAACGACTACCGCGACAGCGCGACCCTCCCCGAGGAGAACTTCGTCGAGATCAAGGGCGAGCTCATCGACCGGAGCAACGTCGACTCGTTCACCCCGAGCCTCTGA
- a CDS encoding transketolase: MGGPVLQAERRSVRELEGLAYELRAKLLRLCGTYEGAVHIGGDLSAADLLTALFQRAMRVDPGDLANPARDRFVLSKGHAAVCMYIAMAIRGFFDYDDIVATYGQLDSAYGMHPCKVQLPGVEASTGSLGHGLPIAVGMALGARGRGEDHRVFTLMGDGETGEGSVWEAAMAARSNELGNLVAVIDRNRQLMTSFAEERVSFEPYPDKWRAFGWNVVQVDGHDMAALADAFDALPPASSDRPTVVIAETVKGKGVDFMERNLAWHAGSLGAEDLKRAIVALEHAYAKEID, translated from the coding sequence ATGGGCGGACCAGTGCTGCAGGCCGAGAGGCGCAGCGTGCGAGAACTCGAGGGGCTGGCGTACGAGCTGCGGGCGAAGCTGCTGCGGCTCTGCGGCACCTACGAGGGGGCCGTCCACATCGGCGGCGACCTCTCGGCCGCCGATCTCCTCACCGCGCTCTTCCAGCGCGCCATGCGCGTCGATCCGGGCGATCTCGCCAACCCTGCGCGCGACCGCTTCGTGCTCTCCAAGGGCCATGCCGCGGTATGCATGTACATCGCGATGGCGATCCGGGGCTTCTTCGACTACGACGACATCGTCGCGACGTACGGGCAGCTCGACAGCGCCTACGGCATGCACCCCTGCAAGGTGCAGCTGCCCGGCGTGGAGGCCTCCACCGGATCCCTCGGCCACGGACTCCCGATCGCGGTCGGCATGGCGCTCGGCGCACGGGGTCGCGGCGAGGACCACCGGGTCTTCACCCTGATGGGGGACGGCGAGACGGGAGAGGGCTCGGTGTGGGAGGCCGCGATGGCCGCGCGTAGCAACGAGCTGGGCAACCTCGTGGCCGTCATCGACCGCAACCGGCAGCTCATGACGAGTTTCGCCGAGGAGCGGGTCTCGTTCGAACCGTACCCCGACAAGTGGCGCGCCTTCGGCTGGAACGTCGTGCAGGTCGACGGACACGACATGGCCGCGCTCGCGGACGCCTTCGATGCGTTGCCCCCGGCCTCCTCCGACCGCCCCACGGTGGTCATCGCCGAGACGGTGAAGGGCAAGGGCGTCGACTTCATGGAGCGCAACCTCGCCTGGCACGCCGGCTCCCTCGGCGCCGAAGACCTCAAGCGCGCCATCGTCGCGCTCGAGCACGCCTACGCGAAGGAGATCGACTGA
- a CDS encoding transketolase family protein, with protein MPTTFTFGEMLSARSVIGSTLAELGAEHENLWVITPDIGATLVEFREAFPGRFVDVGLAEQASVGIAAGLAYDGNIPVVSGMLPFLSMRALEQVRTDVCYPNLPVKIIGTHGGLVGNGGSTHYAVEDLALMCALTNMTVTSIGDPLMVGEVIRQSMEMDGPIYIRLAVGKKDMVVYEPGAHTIEIGRGLVPRDGDALTIFTHGTTVAQALEAAERLAAEGIEARVVDMFTLKPIDEALIVESARATGGRFVVLEDHLAYGGLATRIADVVADRGIRLAAFERLGIPQVYAGFGEDEQLRDKHGYGLQATIDAARRAAGASEETR; from the coding sequence ATGCCGACCACATTCACCTTCGGGGAGATGCTCTCCGCCCGGTCCGTCATCGGCTCGACCCTCGCCGAGCTCGGCGCCGAGCACGAGAACCTGTGGGTCATCACGCCGGACATCGGCGCGACCCTGGTCGAGTTCCGCGAGGCCTTCCCCGGCCGTTTCGTCGACGTGGGGCTCGCCGAGCAGGCGAGCGTCGGCATCGCCGCCGGCCTCGCCTACGACGGCAACATCCCGGTCGTCTCCGGCATGCTGCCCTTCCTGAGCATGCGGGCCCTCGAGCAGGTGCGCACCGACGTCTGCTATCCGAACCTGCCGGTGAAGATCATCGGCACCCACGGCGGCCTCGTCGGCAACGGCGGGTCCACCCACTACGCGGTCGAGGATCTCGCGCTCATGTGCGCGCTCACGAACATGACGGTCACCTCGATCGGCGATCCGCTCATGGTCGGCGAGGTGATCCGCCAGTCCATGGAGATGGACGGCCCCATCTACATCCGCCTCGCGGTCGGCAAGAAGGACATGGTCGTCTACGAGCCGGGGGCGCACACGATCGAGATCGGCCGGGGCCTCGTGCCGCGGGACGGCGACGCGCTCACCATCTTCACGCACGGCACCACCGTCGCGCAGGCCCTCGAAGCGGCCGAGCGGCTCGCCGCGGAGGGCATCGAGGCGCGCGTCGTCGACATGTTCACCCTCAAGCCGATCGACGAGGCGCTCATCGTCGAGAGCGCCCGCGCCACGGGCGGGCGATTCGTCGTCCTCGAGGACCACCTCGCCTACGGCGGGCTCGCGACGCGGATCGCCGACGTCGTGGCCGACCGCGGGATCCGGCTCGCCGCCTTCGAGCGGCTCGGGATCCCCCAGGTGTACGCGGGCTTCGGCGAGGACGAGCAGCTGCGCGACAAGCACGGCTACGGTCTGCAGGCGACGATCGATGCGGCGCGCCGCGCCGCCGGGGCCTCGGAGGAGACGCGATGA